The proteins below come from a single Periophthalmus magnuspinnatus isolate fPerMag1 chromosome 7, fPerMag1.2.pri, whole genome shotgun sequence genomic window:
- the tmed4 gene encoding transmembrane emp24 domain-containing protein 4 has translation MSRRAVTFLCRAEMMLRVFVSLVILIFSCIYPAVGLYFHIGETEKKCFIEEIPDETMVIGKYRTQLWDKQTNAYLPSTPGLGMHVEIKDPDTKLILSRQYGSDGRFTFTSHTPGEHQICLHSNSTKMALFAGGKLRVHLDIQVGEHTNNYPEIAAKDKLTELQLRVRQLLDQVEQIQKEQNYQRYREERFRMTSESTNQRVLWWSIAQTLILIVTGIWQMKHLKSFFEAKKLV, from the exons ATGTCCCGCAGAGCAGTGACGTTTCTGTGCAGAGCCGAAATGATGCTCCGCGTGTTTGTatctttagttattttaatattttcatgcATTTACCCAGCGGTGGGGCTGTATTTCCACATAGGAGAAACGGAAAAAAAATGCTTCATTGAGGAAATTCCGGATGAAACCATGGTGATCG GTAAATACAGGACTCAGCTCTGGGACAAACAGACCAACGCCTACCTGCCCTCCACACCTGGTCTGGGCATGCACGTGGAGATCAAAGACCCCGATACCAAG ctCATCCTCTCTCGTCAGTACGGTTCAGACGGACGCTTCACCTTCACGTCTCACACTCCCGGAGAGCATCAGATCTGCCTTCACTCAAATTCCACCAAGATGGCTCTGTTCGCTGGAGGAAAACTG AGGGTGCATTTGGACATCCAGGtgggagaacacacaaacaactaCCCCGAGATCGCAGCTAAAGATAAACTCACCGAACTCCAGCTCAGAGTGAGACAACTGCTAGACCAAGTGGAGCAGATACAGAAGGAGCAAAACTACCAGAGG tACCGTGAAGAGCGTTTCCGTATGACCAGTGAGAGCACAAACCAGCGTGTTCTGTGGTGGTCCATCGCTCAGACACTCATCCTCATCGTCACCGGCATCTGGCAGATGAAGCACCTCAAGAGCTTCTTTGAGGCTAAGAAACTGGTCTAA